In Pleurocapsa sp. PCC 7319, the following are encoded in one genomic region:
- a CDS encoding ABC transporter ATP-binding protein produces the protein MNSNSVIIDLQQIEKYYQFGGTITRILRAIDLKISTGESCAIMGTSGSGKSTLMNIIGCLDRPSAGKYYLNGQAVAGLSDNQLAFIRNHQIGFVFQQFYLLPEMTALENVMLPMAYAGIPYIKRFNRAAIALQNVGLELQLHKYPNQLSGGQQQRVAIARAIVNHPLLLLADEPTGALDSRTSQEIMDVFDSLHRSGKTVVIVTHDRQVANFCQRVINIQDGKVKCLSR, from the coding sequence ATGAACTCTAATTCGGTCATTATCGATCTCCAGCAAATCGAGAAATACTATCAGTTTGGTGGAACGATTACCAGGATACTGCGAGCGATCGATTTAAAGATTTCTACTGGAGAAAGCTGTGCCATTATGGGAACTTCTGGCTCTGGCAAGTCTACTTTAATGAATATTATTGGTTGTTTAGATCGTCCCAGTGCTGGCAAATACTACTTAAACGGTCAAGCAGTTGCTGGACTGAGCGATAACCAGTTAGCATTCATTCGTAATCATCAAATTGGTTTTGTCTTCCAGCAGTTTTACCTCTTACCCGAAATGACTGCCTTAGAAAATGTCATGCTGCCCATGGCATATGCTGGCATTCCCTACATCAAACGCTTTAATCGGGCAGCAATTGCTTTACAAAACGTAGGTTTGGAATTGCAGTTACACAAGTATCCCAATCAGTTATCAGGTGGTCAACAACAACGAGTGGCAATTGCCCGTGCGATCGTTAACCATCCCCTACTTCTCTTGGCAGATGAACCGACTGGTGCTTTAGATTCACGAACTAGTCAAGAGATTATGGATGTTTTTGATTCTCTACATCGTAGTGGGAAAACTGTGGTCATAGTTACTCACGATCGCCAAGTTGCTAACTTTTGTCAGCGAGTTATCAACATTCAAGATGGAAAAGTTAAATGTCTTTCAAGATAA
- a CDS encoding HdeA/HdeB family chaperone: MQLKLSPFRTAIALTATLSILSPVTVIAGDEDKAIDMSQLTCAEFLDLGRMEKMMSLVWYSGWSAETKGDFIFTPDRGAMSERKDSLEGACENSQDDLVLNQLQIWTN; encoded by the coding sequence ATGCAACTTAAATTATCGCCTTTCAGAACAGCGATCGCTTTAACCGCAACCCTTTCCATTTTATCTCCCGTGACGGTAATTGCTGGAGATGAAGACAAAGCCATAGATATGTCGCAGTTAACTTGTGCAGAATTTTTAGATCTGGGCAGAATGGAAAAAATGATGAGTCTGGTTTGGTATAGCGGCTGGTCTGCTGAGACAAAGGGAGATTTCATCTTTACACCAGATCGAGGGGCGATGTCCGAACGGAAAGATTCTTTGGAAGGTGCTTGTGAAAATAGCCAGGATGATTTAGTTCTCAATCAACTACAAATTTGGACTAACTAA
- a CDS encoding sensor histidine kinase: MKFTNRLKAHPLRLLLYLEWILFIISIMGQFRPSNIPLPPIKLPPLFPEINPDVSPVSILLAIAFLILGLWQPNGKNWVNIVYTGLGFTFIGLIEITDENNIRLLLPLLLIMVIRGCLSFKLPGSIIVAGVSVSWFLVSLYLAVKDSFSRLNIEQVPAIITPGLKPEIIYQLYSNEEQLRALIINMAMSITMLFCLITVFVFLLVNALMSEYRSRQELGLVNQQLREYALLIEDRAMLQERNRIAREIHDSLGHSLTAQNIQLANAILYLRSNLERAEIFLAESKKLSSHALREVRHSVATLRSDPLQGKLLNVAIAELVEDLRYRTEIIFHYQSDITYQLPQEVITTVYRIVQEALTNMIKHSQATEVTISLQLIANYLKVEVQDNGEGFDPQENTTGFGIQGMRERATALGGKFNLFSLPERGCRVTAKIPLIGQF, translated from the coding sequence ATGAAATTTACCAATCGACTCAAAGCCCATCCTCTTCGTTTGTTGCTTTATTTAGAGTGGATTTTATTTATTATTAGTATCATGGGGCAATTTCGTCCTTCAAATATACCTTTGCCTCCTATAAAATTACCGCCTCTTTTTCCGGAAATTAATCCTGATGTTTCTCCTGTATCAATTTTGTTGGCGATCGCTTTTTTGATTCTTGGTTTATGGCAACCTAATGGTAAAAATTGGGTAAATATTGTTTACACAGGCTTGGGATTTACCTTTATTGGTTTAATTGAGATTACTGACGAAAACAATATTCGTCTTTTGTTACCTTTGCTGCTAATAATGGTAATTAGAGGCTGCCTAAGCTTTAAATTGCCTGGTTCTATTATTGTGGCAGGTGTCTCTGTTTCTTGGTTTTTAGTCTCCCTTTACCTGGCAGTCAAAGATAGTTTTAGTCGCCTAAATATTGAACAAGTTCCAGCAATTATCACTCCGGGATTAAAACCTGAAATTATCTATCAACTTTATTCAAATGAAGAACAATTAAGAGCTTTAATTATTAATATGGCAATGAGTATAACTATGTTATTTTGCCTAATTACGGTGTTTGTTTTTCTCTTGGTAAATGCATTAATGTCTGAATACCGTTCTCGCCAAGAATTAGGCTTGGTTAACCAACAATTAAGAGAATATGCTTTATTAATTGAAGATCGAGCTATGTTACAAGAGCGTAACCGAATTGCCCGGGAAATTCATGATTCCTTAGGACATTCTCTAACCGCTCAAAATATACAGTTAGCTAATGCCATATTATATCTGCGTTCTAATCTTGAGCGTGCTGAGATATTTTTAGCAGAATCTAAAAAACTTAGTTCTCATGCTCTCAGAGAAGTTCGACATTCTGTGGCTACTCTACGCTCCGATCCTCTACAGGGCAAATTGCTCAATGTGGCGATCGCGGAATTAGTTGAAGATTTAAGATATCGCACCGAGATTATTTTCCATTATCAGAGTGATATTACCTATCAACTTCCACAAGAGGTCATTACTACAGTTTATCGCATCGTCCAAGAAGCTTTAACTAATATGATTAAGCATTCTCAGGCAACAGAGGTCACTATATCATTACAACTAATAGCTAATTATTTGAAAGTAGAAGTACAAGATAACGGTGAAGGATTTGATCCTCAAGAAAATACCACTGGATTTGGCATTCAAGGGATGAGAGAAAGAGCGACTGCTTTGGGCGGAAAATTTAACTTATTCAGTCTACCAGAAAGAGGATGTCGAGTTACGGCGAAAATTCCTTTAATTGGTCAATTTTGA
- a CDS encoding efflux RND transporter periplasmic adaptor subunit, translating to MNSIFEPSKDSSVTRDEQDSSFLLNQPTNDVIVTTQKKRSWVKIPILMILIILGAGIYFASRRSKDVQPDIKSLTVPVQTKALNISIEASGSIEPISSVNISPKTTGRLAALYVEQGDAVTAGQLLAQMDSANLKAELAQTQAELAQAKAEYTRTLNGSRQEAIARAESQVISAQAQADLSAKRLEKYRFLTEEGAIAQLTLDEYLSEDQTARAKLVEAEEQLRELENGSRLEDIEQFKAKVTAAQAKVTLIATKLEDTNIRAPFDGIVSQKYAVVGSIVTPDVSASSTSSATSSSILSITSELEVEVNVSEARIANIEPNQTVEIVADAYPHQTFQGRVKQIAPEAIVENNVTSFEVKVELITGQSELRSGMNVDAVFLGKTIPDALTIPTVAITTNQGEIGVMVASDRGKAKFKPVRIGFSQDGQTQIIQGLASGDRVFIDSPPQKDPRKN from the coding sequence ATGAATAGTATTTTCGAGCCATCAAAAGATAGCTCTGTGACTAGAGACGAGCAAGATTCGTCTTTTCTGCTCAATCAACCCACCAATGACGTGATTGTCACAACTCAAAAAAAACGCTCTTGGGTCAAGATACCTATCCTAATGATCTTAATTATTTTAGGCGCGGGTATCTATTTTGCTTCTCGTCGTAGTAAAGATGTGCAGCCAGATATTAAATCTTTAACCGTACCAGTACAAACTAAAGCCCTGAACATCAGTATTGAGGCGAGTGGTAGTATTGAGCCAATTTCCTCGGTTAATATTAGTCCCAAAACTACTGGTAGATTGGCTGCACTATATGTAGAGCAAGGAGACGCAGTTACAGCTGGGCAACTTTTAGCTCAGATGGATTCAGCTAACCTAAAAGCTGAACTAGCCCAAACGCAAGCAGAGTTAGCCCAAGCAAAGGCAGAATATACCAGAACTCTTAATGGTAGTCGTCAAGAAGCGATCGCCAGAGCCGAATCACAGGTAATATCCGCCCAGGCACAAGCCGATCTGAGTGCGAAAAGATTAGAGAAATATCGCTTTCTGACTGAAGAAGGTGCGATCGCGCAATTAACTTTAGATGAGTATCTTAGTGAAGATCAAACAGCCCGCGCTAAGTTGGTCGAAGCAGAAGAACAATTACGAGAATTAGAAAATGGTTCTCGTTTAGAGGATATCGAGCAATTTAAGGCTAAAGTAACCGCAGCCCAAGCTAAAGTGACTTTAATTGCAACAAAACTAGAAGATACTAATATTCGCGCTCCTTTTGACGGTATTGTTAGTCAAAAATATGCGGTAGTGGGTTCAATTGTGACTCCCGATGTCTCCGCTTCTTCTACTTCCTCGGCAACATCCAGCTCTATCTTATCCATTACCTCAGAATTAGAAGTCGAGGTCAATGTCTCTGAAGCCAGAATTGCCAACATCGAGCCTAATCAAACCGTAGAAATTGTCGCCGATGCTTATCCCCATCAGACTTTTCAAGGAAGAGTCAAACAAATTGCTCCCGAAGCGATCGTTGAAAATAACGTTACTTCCTTTGAAGTCAAGGTAGAACTAATCACAGGACAATCAGAATTGCGTTCGGGCATGAATGTGGATGCCGTATTTCTTGGCAAGACAATCCCAGATGCCCTAACTATCCCCACCGTAGCCATTACCACTAACCAAGGAGAAATCGGCGTTATGGTAGCTAGCGATCGCGGAAAGGCAAAATTTAAACCTGTCAGGATTGGCTTTAGTCAAGATGGTCAAACACAAATTATTCAGGGTTTAGCATCAGGCGATCGCGTTTTTATTGATTCTCCTCCACAAAAAGATCCCAGAAAAAATTGA
- a CDS encoding DUF3747 domain-containing protein: MKLSKKLKLAAIFTTAIALTTPLLPTFANVTEEPVPEDQLIAVAVPAGAIGYNLAVVEQIPGKQQCWTESGSQPTIIDPLWTTFDFTGSCRRSTDSNGYSVRLDGQDTSLDYLLNIVPKGDGFQLIAQNRNDRSKITVGQTFGQGADGDYLKIFLNPGWKFTKKTVDGKVLGHFYFSGDSQAIAAAGDTVPTPPKATSFTDTARDIYKDEIEQAVALGFIAGFKDKTFRPTDSLTREQLVSMVYGALETIDSVNLEPPTSVPTQPYPDVDSSRWSASKIQWAKESEIVKGYPDGSFKPGDPVTRAELIAVLQNMAKFANIRQGKPAELTTNLEPTSFSDTANHWGAATIQTMSAYCKVASPDQETGNAFNPDTSAERNYAAAATLRTHDCLTGTKK; encoded by the coding sequence ATGAAATTATCAAAAAAGTTAAAGTTAGCTGCAATTTTTACAACGGCGATCGCCTTAACAACTCCCTTGCTACCTACCTTTGCTAACGTTACCGAAGAACCTGTCCCTGAAGATCAGCTAATAGCGGTTGCTGTACCCGCTGGGGCAATTGGCTATAACCTAGCGGTAGTCGAACAAATTCCTGGTAAACAGCAGTGCTGGACAGAGAGTGGCTCTCAACCGACGATTATTGACCCTCTATGGACAACTTTTGACTTTACAGGTAGTTGTCGTCGTTCTACTGATAGTAATGGTTACTCAGTTCGTCTTGATGGACAAGATACCAGCCTCGATTATTTACTCAATATAGTTCCCAAAGGAGATGGATTTCAGCTAATTGCCCAGAACCGTAATGACCGCTCTAAAATCACAGTCGGTCAGACTTTTGGTCAAGGAGCAGATGGAGATTATCTCAAAATCTTTTTAAATCCTGGTTGGAAGTTTACCAAGAAAACTGTTGATGGAAAAGTTTTGGGTCACTTCTACTTTAGTGGCGATTCTCAGGCGATCGCTGCTGCAGGGGATACTGTGCCTACTCCTCCTAAAGCGACTAGCTTTACTGATACTGCCCGCGATATCTATAAAGATGAAATTGAGCAGGCTGTAGCACTAGGATTTATTGCTGGTTTTAAAGACAAAACTTTCCGTCCCACCGACTCTTTAACCAGAGAACAATTGGTTTCTATGGTTTATGGAGCTTTAGAAACTATCGATAGTGTCAATCTCGAACCTCCAACATCAGTTCCTACCCAGCCTTATCCCGATGTAGATTCTTCTCGATGGAGTGCTTCTAAAATTCAATGGGCAAAAGAAAGTGAAATTGTCAAAGGCTACCCCGATGGTTCTTTCAAACCAGGAGATCCCGTTACCAGAGCAGAGTTAATTGCCGTACTGCAAAATATGGCTAAATTTGCCAATATCAGACAAGGTAAACCTGCTGAATTAACTACCAACTTAGAACCGACTAGTTTTTCTGATACTGCTAATCACTGGGGAGCTGCAACTATTCAAACCATGTCGGCATATTGTAAAGTGGCTTCACCAGATCAAGAAACAGGAAATGCTTTCAACCCTGATACTTCCGCAGAAAGAAATTATGCTGCTGCTGCCACTCTCAGAACTCATGATTGTCTAACAGGGACCAAAAAATAG
- a CDS encoding response regulator transcription factor, protein MIRILLVDDQTIIRQGLRSLLESQPDFQIVGEAENGKKAIALVEELDDTSQQPDLILMDVRMPVMDGVAAIKKLAHQFSYISVLVLSTFDDDEYITKAMEFGAKGYLLKDTPIEEIAAAIRAAIKGYTQLGPGLFQKFLTQSNQPNPPQKLPAVLQTLSPREKEVLSLIAQGANNKEIAQELYISERTVKAHITSILSQLNLRDRTQAAILATQYGFLYYV, encoded by the coding sequence ATGATTCGTATTTTACTAGTAGACGACCAAACCATTATTCGTCAAGGATTAAGAAGCTTACTAGAATCTCAACCAGACTTTCAGATAGTGGGTGAAGCAGAAAATGGCAAAAAAGCGATCGCTCTGGTAGAAGAACTGGATGACACCTCACAACAACCAGATTTGATTTTGATGGATGTGCGGATGCCTGTGATGGATGGTGTAGCGGCAATTAAAAAGCTAGCCCATCAGTTTAGTTACATCTCTGTTTTAGTTTTAAGCACTTTTGACGACGATGAATATATTACTAAAGCGATGGAATTTGGAGCCAAAGGCTATTTACTCAAGGATACACCGATAGAAGAAATAGCTGCCGCCATCCGCGCTGCTATTAAAGGATATACTCAACTGGGTCCTGGTTTATTCCAAAAATTTTTAACTCAATCAAATCAGCCCAATCCTCCCCAGAAATTACCCGCAGTGTTACAGACACTTAGCCCGAGAGAAAAAGAAGTATTATCCTTAATTGCTCAAGGGGCAAATAATAAAGAAATCGCTCAAGAATTATATATTTCAGAAAGAACAGTAAAAGCGCACATCACAAGTATTCTCAGTCAATTAAATTTACGCGATCGCACTCAAGCTGCAATCCTAGCTACTCAATACGGATTTCTCTACTACGTCTGA
- a CDS encoding ABC transporter permease, producing MSTNFLENIKMASKTLSANKLRSGLTMLGVIIGNASVIAMVAVGQGGQKYITQQFESLGTNVLFVFPGVEQRGPQAGVVQANSLVLADAEAIALEVPAVTEVAPEKSERTLVTYYDRETQVNITGTTPEYPSVRDAQVARGEFFNFLDVKTGDRVAVLGSDTAQTLFGTQNPLEQKIRIRNLSFRVIGVMEEKGASLGQNQDEVIFIPITVMANQISGQESNQSSPTLQSIAVAAKNPDNSSAAQYQITNLLRLRHNILKGEDDFSVRSQQDLMATADRVTNILVLVLGATAGISLVVGGIGIMNIMLVSVVERTQEIGLRKALGATGNDILIQFTIEAIILATIGGFIGIGLGVGGTVIIAALSPLEAIVSSQAIVVAMTVSGAIGLIFGVVPARNAAQLDPIIALRS from the coding sequence ATGAGTACAAATTTCTTAGAAAACATCAAGATGGCAAGTAAAACCCTCAGTGCTAATAAGCTGCGAAGCGGTCTGACTATGCTGGGGGTGATTATTGGCAATGCTTCAGTAATTGCTATGGTTGCAGTGGGACAAGGGGGACAAAAATATATTACTCAGCAATTTGAGTCATTAGGTACCAATGTTTTATTTGTCTTTCCCGGTGTGGAACAAAGAGGACCTCAAGCTGGAGTAGTACAGGCAAATAGTCTAGTGTTAGCTGATGCTGAAGCGATCGCTCTGGAAGTTCCTGCAGTAACAGAAGTAGCCCCAGAAAAAAGTGAACGTACACTAGTTACTTATTATGATCGAGAAACTCAGGTAAATATTACTGGCACTACCCCAGAATATCCCAGCGTAAGAGATGCTCAAGTTGCTAGGGGAGAGTTTTTCAATTTCTTAGATGTCAAAACAGGCGATCGCGTAGCTGTATTAGGCAGTGATACTGCCCAAACTCTATTTGGTACCCAAAATCCCTTGGAGCAAAAAATTCGGATTCGCAATCTCAGTTTTAGAGTGATTGGAGTGATGGAAGAAAAAGGAGCCTCTCTAGGACAAAATCAAGATGAGGTGATATTTATTCCCATTACCGTGATGGCAAACCAGATCTCAGGACAAGAAAGTAATCAATCTAGTCCTACTCTCCAGTCTATTGCCGTAGCAGCCAAAAATCCCGACAACTCTAGTGCAGCACAATATCAAATTACTAATCTATTGCGATTACGCCACAACATCCTTAAAGGTGAAGATGATTTTAGCGTCCGTAGTCAACAAGATTTAATGGCAACTGCCGATCGAGTGACAAATATTTTAGTTCTCGTCTTAGGTGCAACCGCAGGTATCTCCCTAGTAGTCGGCGGCATCGGCATTATGAATATTATGTTGGTTTCGGTAGTGGAACGCACTCAAGAAATTGGCTTGCGTAAAGCCTTGGGTGCAACTGGTAACGATATTTTAATTCAATTTACTATTGAAGCAATTATTTTGGCTACTATTGGCGGTTTCATTGGTATTGGCTTAGGTGTAGGAGGAACAGTGATTATAGCGGCTCTCTCTCCCTTGGAAGCAATTGTTAGCTCTCAGGCGATTGTTGTCGCCATGACTGTTTCTGGGGCAATAGGTCTAATTTTTGGCGTTGTTCCCGCCCGTAATGCAGCACAGCTAGATCCTATTATTGCTTTGAGGAGTTAA
- a CDS encoding TetR/AcrR family transcriptional regulator — translation MKNPQKKTPGRPRSAQSHQAMLKATLELLGEVGFAAMSIEAIAARAKVGKTTIYRRYKSKAELVADAIESIRQDVIIPDTGNLSSDIDELIKNAAQITLSPLGRQAVAMIISSAASNSQFAQIYWTNYLQPRRKAFAVVIERAITRNEVEPDLDPGLVFDAMSGIMLYATIFQPTTESWSEYVRRALQLLIPRG, via the coding sequence ATGAAAAATCCTCAGAAAAAAACGCCAGGAAGACCTCGTAGCGCTCAATCTCATCAAGCGATGTTAAAAGCTACTTTAGAACTTCTAGGAGAAGTGGGTTTTGCCGCCATGAGTATTGAAGCAATTGCAGCTCGGGCTAAAGTAGGCAAAACTACGATTTACCGACGCTATAAAAGTAAAGCAGAATTGGTAGCCGATGCGATCGAAAGTATCCGTCAAGATGTGATCATTCCTGATACTGGGAATCTGAGCAGTGATATTGATGAGCTAATTAAAAATGCCGCTCAAATTACTCTTAGTCCCTTAGGAAGACAGGCTGTAGCAATGATCATTAGCAGTGCCGCAAGTAACTCTCAGTTTGCCCAAATCTATTGGACCAACTATTTGCAACCCCGACGCAAAGCTTTTGCAGTAGTAATTGAGCGAGCTATCACCAGAAATGAAGTTGAACCAGATTTAGATCCTGGTTTAGTCTTCGATGCTATGAGTGGCATAATGCTCTATGCCACAATCTTTCAACCGACAACCGAATCTTGGTCGGAATATGTTCGAAGAGCATTACAGCTTTTAATACCAAG